The sequence GAGATAGAGGTATGAATATCCCCACCGATATAGAGCACCACCGCCATCAGTGGTAATGAGGCGGCGATCCCGCGGCAGGCGCTACCGGCTGTATAACCCAGCCATCGCATAACCGGCAAGGCGAATGCCACCTTCGATTAAAAACACCGTGGCGATGGTGAGGGAAACGAAACACACTTTTTCGCAGTCCGCGTAATTGATAATCGATGACATACAGTGGCCCGCGGTGCGAACGGGTGCCGACAATCCCACCCAGTGAGCGGCGGCAACGGACCAGCGCGCGCTGCATTGGCGTTTCAGTGTTGGGCCGACAGACTGCTATAGCGCAAATGACAAAATAAACACGCCCAGGGCATTGGCCAGTGTCGACGTATTCGACTTTTTCTCAGCGGATTGCCGGGCAACAGGAAACCCCAGAACGGTGAAAGGCAAGACCGTTAGCACTTCCCGCCAGTCAGTGTGCCGACGATGCCGCCAGCCGTGCACCAGGGAGGCCGTCGCATCGACAAAACTGATATAGGGCACAACAAAAGGTAATGGCAGAAATAGTGCCAGCAGGGGAATAGCTATCAGCCCTGAGCCAAAGCCGGTGATACCACAAAAGATATAGGCTGCAAACAGGATGGCGCAGGTTGCCAGTAGCAGTTCAAACGGGATCGATGAAATCATGGTGGGGCAGTTCCGGCCCGCGCAAAAACCCCTATCAATACGGGAAATCATTCGCTTGCCAGGGTAAGGGGATTATCAACCGAGGATGAAAACGGTAAACTTCGCCTGCCCCGAACCACAACTATGGGGCAGGTGCGGTCTGCCAGGATTGGCGGACTAGAGTGTCAATCAATCTATTGAATCTGTTATTACCATGGTCGATGTGATTCTCCGGGAGCTGGATCCCGATTCGCTGCGTGCTCGCGCCGGGCGCTGGATTAAACGCGACATCCAGCATGCCGATCGCGTTGTTCTCAATCATTAATGCCGTGATTCTCGGCCTGGAGACCTCCACAGCGGTGATCGAGCATGCTGGACGGTATCCTCGAAGCGAGCAGGATCATCCTGGCGGTGTTTGTGGTGGAGATTGCTTCAAACTCTTCGCCTATCGCCTGCGTTTTCAGCGTGGCCTGGAATGTGTTTGATTTTGTCGTGGTGGCCATTGCCCTGATAATGGGCCACTGGCGAGTTCTTTGCGTGCCCTGCGTGTGCTTCGTATCCTGCGTCTTATTTCCTGGTGCCAAAGCTGCGCTTCATCGTCAAAGCGTGTTGCATGCGTGCGGGAATAAATTGCCGGCCTGATGCTGTTGCTGTTCTATGTTTCAGCAGGTGATGGCGACCGGACTGTTTGGTGAATCCTTCCCGAATGGTTTGGCTAATTTGGGGCATCAATGCGCCTCCGATTATGACCCTGGAAAGCTGGTCGATGGGATCGTTCGTCCGGTCATGGAGCGAGTACCCTTACGCCTGGCTGTTTTTCCGTTCCAGTTTGCAGGTTTATTGCTACGTTCACCATGCTGAATTTGTTCATCGGGATTATCGTGGATACTATGCAAACCGCTGCATGGCGGATCATGCCGGGATGGTGGCGAGATTGAACAGACGATCCATCAGGGAAGGCGGTGCAATGAGCAGGAGATCGCGCCTGCGTGAAGAGATCCGGGGCACTGCACTCGGCACTGGCCTGCAAACACCCGATCCGGACTCTGGTTCCACGATTAACGGCTGTTGTTCTACCGGCTTGCCTGTCTTCCCGCATGCAATTTGATCCGGATCAAGGTGTTGTAATGCCGTTTGAGCGACGAAGGCGAATCATTACCGCCGCCAATAACTGGCACACGCCGTGGTCAAACCAGGATCAAATTTACATGTCCAT is a genomic window of Thiohalophilus sp. containing:
- a CDS encoding TSUP family transporter — protein: MISRIDRGFCAGRNCPTMISSIPFELLLATCAILFAAYIFCGITGFGSGLIAIPLLALFLPLPFVVPYISFVDATASLVHGWRHRRHTDWREVLTVLPFTVLGFPVARQSAEKKSNTSTLANALGVFILSFAL